From Proteiniborus sp. MB09-C3, the proteins below share one genomic window:
- a CDS encoding cyclase family protein, with product MLQNWNNVKMYDLTQNTSHLTPPWPTYEPLQVKFFKRLSPNGANGQFITTSNHVGTHLDGPLHFDTAGRDIASLPLNKLVGPGVVVDLSDITEDFSIYTPQDIMDRVEVKKGDILIINTGYHKYGWDQPEADERRYMLRHPGPSMDFVDWVKEMEIAWIGVDCGSADHPMNTKIRDWEPREAEACDKYLKEKYGKGLNDIYPWPNVYQAMHIQVFPQPHEIIHAENLGGEIDKVLNKRMIIGCFPWKFEGGESAFCRIVAFDAE from the coding sequence ATGTTACAAAACTGGAACAATGTTAAAATGTATGATTTAACACAAAATACTAGCCATTTAACACCACCATGGCCAACTTATGAGCCACTTCAAGTTAAATTTTTCAAGAGATTGTCACCAAATGGTGCTAATGGACAATTTATTACTACATCTAATCACGTAGGAACTCACTTAGATGGTCCTTTACACTTTGATACTGCTGGAAGAGACATCGCTTCTCTACCACTTAACAAATTAGTTGGACCTGGAGTTGTAGTTGACTTATCAGATATAACTGAAGACTTCAGCATCTATACTCCACAAGATATTATGGACAGAGTAGAAGTTAAAAAAGGCGACATCCTTATCATCAATACAGGATACCACAAATATGGCTGGGATCAACCAGAAGCAGACGAAAGAAGATATATGCTAAGACATCCAGGACCATCAATGGATTTCGTTGATTGGGTAAAAGAAATGGAAATAGCTTGGATAGGTGTTGACTGTGGTTCTGCTGACCACCCAATGAACACTAAGATTCGTGATTGGGAACCAAGAGAAGCAGAAGCTTGTGACAAATACTTAAAAGAAAAATACGGAAAAGGCTTAAATGATATTTATCCATGGCCAAACGTATATCAAGCAATGCATATTCAAGTATTCCCACAACCACACGAAATCATCCATGCTGAAAACCTTGGTGGAGAAATCGATAAAGTACTTAACAAACGTATGATTATCGGTTGTTTCCCATGGAAATTTGAAGGTGGAGAATCAGCATTCTGCCGTATAGTAGCATTTGACGCTGAATAA
- a CDS encoding CaiB/BaiF CoA-transferase family protein: MKQALDNIRVLDLTRVLAGPYATMILGDLGADIIKIEMPLTGDDSRAFGPYVKNESAYFMSLNRNKRSITINLKSEKGKNVFLEMVKKADVVVENFRPGTMEKLGLGYDYLSAINPKLIYAASSGYGHTGPYSKRAAYDAVVQAMGGVMSITGQKDGKPTRVGSSIADINAGLFTAIGILAALNNRHETGKGQKVDVAMLDTQVAILENAIARYVVTGNVPKPGGNRHPSIVPFEPFDTKNGEVVVAAGNDVLWAKFCQVIGTEELINDERFKTNPLRNENYDELRPLIAEPMTKKTTEEWLELLDKAGVPNGPINTVDKVIQDPQVLAREMIVEVEHPVAGKLKMPGVPIKLSDTPGSVRTPAPVLGQHTDEILKELLGYDDEKIQSLKDEKAL; the protein is encoded by the coding sequence ATGAAGCAAGCCTTAGATAATATAAGAGTACTAGACCTTACAAGGGTATTAGCAGGACCTTATGCAACAATGATATTAGGGGATTTAGGAGCAGATATAATAAAAATAGAAATGCCACTAACAGGAGACGATTCAAGAGCTTTTGGCCCTTATGTAAAAAATGAAAGCGCTTATTTCATGAGTCTTAACAGAAATAAAAGAAGTATTACAATAAATCTTAAATCAGAAAAAGGAAAAAACGTTTTTTTAGAAATGGTTAAAAAAGCTGATGTAGTAGTAGAAAACTTTAGACCGGGAACAATGGAAAAGCTTGGATTAGGATATGATTATCTATCAGCAATAAATCCAAAGCTAATTTATGCAGCATCATCAGGATATGGACATACAGGCCCATATAGTAAAAGAGCAGCATACGATGCAGTAGTACAAGCAATGGGCGGAGTAATGAGCATAACAGGTCAAAAAGATGGGAAGCCAACAAGAGTAGGTTCATCCATAGCAGACATAAATGCAGGATTATTTACAGCCATAGGAATACTAGCAGCACTTAATAATAGACATGAAACAGGAAAAGGCCAAAAAGTAGACGTGGCAATGCTAGATACACAAGTAGCAATACTAGAAAATGCAATAGCACGTTATGTAGTAACAGGAAACGTACCAAAGCCAGGAGGAAACAGGCATCCTTCCATAGTACCATTTGAACCATTCGATACAAAAAATGGAGAAGTAGTAGTAGCAGCAGGAAACGACGTACTATGGGCTAAGTTCTGTCAAGTAATAGGAACAGAAGAACTAATAAACGATGAAAGATTTAAAACAAATCCATTAAGAAACGAAAACTATGATGAACTAAGACCACTAATAGCAGAACCAATGACAAAGAAGACAACAGAAGAATGGCTAGAATTACTAGATAAAGCAGGAGTACCAAATGGACCAATAAACACAGTAGATAAAGTAATACAAGACCCACAAGTACTAGCAAGAGAAATGATAGTAGAAGTAGAACACCCAGTAGCAGGAAAGCTAAAGATGCCAGGAGTACCAATAAAGCTAAGCGACACACCAGGTAGTGTCAGAACACCAGCACCGGTACTAGGTCAACATACAGATGAAATCCTAAAGGAACTATTAGGATACGATGATGAAAAAATACAAAGTCTAAAAGATGAAAAAGCGCTTTAA